A single region of the Mycobacterium lentiflavum genome encodes:
- a CDS encoding VOC family protein, with the protein MSISFNHTIVAARDKNESAEFLAELFELPSPKPFGPFMVVALEHGVSLDYADAPEGEEIRRQHYAFLVSEPEFDTIYGKIQSRGLPHWADPRQSRPGEINHSDGGRGVYFLDPAGHAMEILTRPYGSGG; encoded by the coding sequence ATGTCCATCAGTTTCAACCACACCATCGTCGCCGCACGCGACAAAAACGAATCCGCGGAATTTCTCGCCGAGCTCTTCGAGCTGCCGAGCCCGAAGCCATTCGGCCCCTTCATGGTCGTCGCACTAGAGCACGGGGTGAGCCTCGATTACGCGGACGCCCCCGAGGGCGAGGAGATCCGGCGCCAGCACTACGCCTTCCTCGTCTCCGAGCCGGAGTTCGACACGATCTACGGCAAGATCCAATCGCGCGGCCTGCCGCATTGGGCCGATCCGCGGCAAAGCCGGCCCGGCGAGATCAACCACAGCGACGGCGGGCGCGGGGTCTACTTCCTGGATCCCGCCGGGCACGCCATGGAGATCTTGACCCGGCCCTACGGATCGGGCGGCTGA
- a CDS encoding NAD-binding protein → MHGHIIVSGDDALATTIAEELENAGATVVKLVDDAVADTKDDLVEAGIVRAAAVVCAGDDDAINLEIALLARQANPNVRVVARLANDVLREAVGDDNGPGAILDVAELAAPSVVEACLAHTAHPFEAAGIEFLVANGQAPYDATLREIYADLAPVAVIHGKNSPAPGLLEACPGRDLRVRTGDWAAMIGTVDELAGRGVKAPRPNTTRTRQRRLRRAIDVARGLANDVNPMFMRAVAAVLTVLVGSTVLLRYSYQPHAKMNWVDALYFSTETIATVGYGDFSFLSQPTWLRLFSIGLMFGGLMTTAVLVSFIADLLISRRFEHTAGRRRARRMRNHIVVVGLGSFGSRVTADLHAAGYDVVVIELDENNRYLSTATELEVPVIFGDATLRQTLAAARVETARAIAVLTHDDMTNIETGIVLREMLGPRVMPHVIRPDVPIVLRIYDRSLGNAVADRFGFNTVRSTVELAAPWFIGAAMGLQVLGTFSVGQRYFMIGGMHVAAGSELDGMRMFEMSTQTRVIAITRDDTPVQLHPRRDARLRAGDTVYLVGPYRELVATLQKGQPPQPEVGRERLPA, encoded by the coding sequence ATGCACGGCCACATCATCGTCAGCGGTGACGACGCGCTGGCGACGACGATCGCCGAGGAGCTGGAGAACGCCGGCGCCACCGTCGTCAAGCTCGTCGATGACGCGGTCGCCGACACCAAGGACGACCTCGTCGAGGCCGGGATCGTGCGCGCGGCCGCCGTGGTCTGCGCCGGGGATGACGACGCGATAAATCTCGAAATCGCTTTACTGGCAAGGCAAGCCAACCCGAATGTGCGCGTGGTCGCCCGGCTGGCCAACGATGTGCTGCGCGAGGCGGTTGGCGACGACAACGGTCCCGGCGCGATCCTCGATGTCGCCGAACTGGCGGCGCCGTCGGTCGTCGAGGCCTGCCTCGCGCACACCGCGCACCCTTTCGAGGCGGCGGGCATCGAGTTCCTCGTCGCGAACGGTCAGGCGCCCTACGACGCCACGCTGCGCGAGATCTACGCCGACCTGGCGCCGGTCGCGGTGATCCACGGCAAGAACTCGCCCGCGCCCGGGCTGCTGGAGGCATGTCCGGGCCGCGACCTGCGCGTCCGCACCGGCGACTGGGCCGCGATGATCGGCACCGTCGACGAACTGGCCGGGCGCGGTGTCAAGGCCCCGCGGCCCAACACGACCCGCACCCGCCAGCGCCGGCTTCGGCGGGCCATCGACGTCGCGCGCGGGCTGGCCAACGACGTCAACCCGATGTTCATGCGTGCGGTGGCCGCGGTGTTGACCGTGCTGGTTGGCTCGACGGTGTTGTTGCGCTACAGCTATCAGCCTCACGCGAAAATGAACTGGGTGGACGCGCTGTACTTCAGCACCGAGACGATCGCGACCGTGGGGTACGGCGACTTCAGCTTCCTCTCGCAACCGACGTGGCTGCGACTGTTCAGCATCGGTTTGATGTTCGGCGGCTTGATGACGACCGCCGTGCTGGTCTCGTTCATCGCCGACCTATTGATCTCCCGGCGATTCGAGCACACGGCCGGCCGACGGCGGGCCCGCCGCATGCGCAACCACATCGTCGTCGTCGGGCTCGGCTCGTTCGGCAGTCGGGTCACCGCCGACCTGCACGCGGCCGGATATGACGTCGTGGTGATCGAGCTGGACGAGAACAACCGCTACCTGTCGACCGCCACCGAACTCGAGGTGCCGGTGATCTTCGGCGACGCGACGCTGCGCCAGACGCTGGCGGCGGCCCGGGTCGAGACCGCGCGTGCGATCGCGGTGCTGACCCACGACGACATGACCAATATCGAGACCGGGATCGTGCTGCGCGAGATGCTGGGTCCACGGGTGATGCCGCACGTCATCCGGCCTGATGTTCCGATCGTGCTGCGGATCTACGACCGGTCGCTGGGCAACGCGGTGGCCGACCGGTTCGGCTTCAATACCGTGCGCTCGACCGTCGAACTGGCCGCGCCGTGGTTCATCGGCGCCGCGATGGGCCTGCAGGTGCTGGGGACGTTCTCGGTCGGTCAGCGCTACTTCATGATCGGCGGCATGCACGTGGCCGCGGGCAGCGAGCTCGATGGGATGCGGATGTTCGAAATGTCCACCCAGACCCGCGTCATCGCGATCACCCGCGACGACACCCCGGTCCAGCTGCATCCGCGCCGCGACGCCCGGCTGCGCGCCGGCGACACCGTCTACCTCGTCGGCCCCTACCGCGAGCTGGTCGCGACGCTGCAAAAGGGCCAACCCCCGCAGCCGGAGGTCGGCCGCGAGCGGCTACCGGCCTAG
- a CDS encoding VOC family protein produces the protein MTLASTSIAHVRLTVTDIERSRRFYESVFGWPVLLELPENVDEATRNQFSFLYGGVIYDLGGTLLGLRPVASDRFHEDRCGLDHIAFRLASLDELDSAAAHLDEVGVEHEPVKDIGPSYILEFRDPDNIALELTAPK, from the coding sequence GTGACCTTAGCCAGTACCTCCATCGCACATGTTCGACTGACCGTCACTGATATCGAGCGATCGCGGCGGTTCTACGAGAGCGTGTTCGGTTGGCCGGTGTTGCTGGAACTTCCCGAAAATGTCGACGAGGCAACCCGCAACCAGTTCTCCTTCTTGTACGGCGGCGTCATCTACGACCTCGGCGGCACGCTGCTCGGACTGCGGCCGGTCGCATCCGATCGCTTTCACGAAGACCGTTGCGGTCTTGATCACATCGCTTTCCGGCTCGCCAGTTTGGACGAATTAGACTCTGCGGCAGCACATCTCGACGAAGTGGGGGTCGAGCACGAGCCGGTCAAAGATATCGGGCCGTCCTACATTCTGGAATTCCGCGACCCGGACAACATCGCGCTGGAGCTGACCGCGCCCAAGTAG
- the cysD gene encoding sulfate adenylyltransferase subunit CysD, with protein sequence MVSSTKIIRISGWDKEAMTSGVTAGPAAGQYELSHLRSLEAEAIHIIREVAAEFERPVLLFSGGKDSIVMLYLALKAFRPGRLPFPVMHVDTGHNFDEVISTRDELVDEFGVRLVVASVQEDIDAGRVVETIPSRNPIQTVTLLRAIRENKFDAAFGGARRDEEKARAKERVFSFRDEFGQWDPKAQRPELWNLYNGRHHKGEHIRVFPLSNWTEFDIWSYIGAEKIKLPSIYYAHRRKVFERDGMLLAVHRHMQPRADEQVVEKTVRFRTVGDVTCTGCVESEAATVSEVIAETAVSRLTERGATRADDRISEAGMEDRKRQGYF encoded by the coding sequence GAAGCCATGACCAGTGGTGTGACGGCGGGCCCCGCGGCCGGTCAGTACGAATTGAGCCACCTGCGCTCGTTGGAGGCGGAGGCCATCCACATCATCCGTGAGGTGGCCGCGGAGTTCGAGCGGCCGGTGCTGCTGTTCTCCGGCGGCAAGGACTCCATCGTGATGCTCTACCTGGCGCTTAAGGCGTTCCGCCCGGGGCGGCTGCCGTTCCCGGTCATGCATGTCGACACCGGCCACAACTTCGACGAAGTGATCTCGACCCGCGACGAACTCGTCGACGAGTTCGGGGTGCGCTTGGTGGTGGCGTCGGTGCAAGAGGACATCGACGCCGGCCGGGTCGTCGAGACCATCCCGTCGCGCAACCCGATTCAGACCGTGACGCTGCTGCGTGCCATTCGCGAGAACAAGTTCGACGCCGCGTTCGGCGGGGCCCGTCGCGACGAGGAGAAGGCCCGCGCCAAGGAGCGGGTGTTCAGCTTCCGCGACGAATTCGGCCAGTGGGACCCCAAGGCCCAGCGTCCCGAGCTGTGGAACCTCTACAACGGCCGGCACCACAAGGGCGAGCACATCCGCGTCTTCCCGCTGTCCAACTGGACCGAGTTCGACATCTGGTCCTACATCGGCGCCGAGAAAATCAAGCTGCCGTCGATCTATTACGCGCACCGGCGCAAGGTTTTCGAGCGCGACGGGATGCTGCTGGCCGTGCATCGCCACATGCAACCGCGCGCCGACGAGCAGGTGGTGGAGAAGACGGTGCGGTTCCGCACGGTCGGCGATGTCACCTGCACCGGCTGCGTCGAATCGGAGGCCGCGACGGTGTCGGAGGTGATCGCCGAGACCGCGGTGTCCCGCCTGACCGAACGCGGCGCCACCAGGGCGGACGACCGCATCTCAGAGGCTGGAATGGAAGACCGGAAACGGCAGGGTTACTTCTGA
- the cysC gene encoding adenylyl-sulfate kinase, translating to MAAPTTLLRIATAGSVDDGKSTLIGRLLYDSKAVMEDQWAAVEKTSKERGHDYTDLALVTDGLRAEREQGITIDVAYRYFATPRRKFIIADTPGHIQYTRNMVTGASTAALVIVLVDARQGLLEQSRRHAFLASLLGIQHIVLAVNKMDLIDWDRAKFEAIKDEFHAFAARLDVQDVATIPMSALHGDNVVTKSDKTPWYEGPALLSHLEEVYVAGDRNLVDVRFPVQYVIRPQTHEHRDHRSYAGTVASGVMRPGDEVVVLPIGKTTRITEIEGPNGPVGEAFPPMAVSMSLADDIDISRGDMIARTNNQPRVTQEFDATVCWMADGASLEPGRDYVIKHTTRTTRARVTALDYRLDVNTLHRDKSATALKLNELGRITLRTQVPLLLDEYTRNASTGSFILIDPNTNGTVAAGMVLRDVAAQKASPNTVRHKSLVTAEDRAARGRTVWLTGLSGAGKSSVAMLVEQKLLEKGTPAYVLDGDNLRHGLNADLGFSMADRAENLRRLAHVATLLADSGQTVLVPAISPLAEHREMARKVHDDAGFEFFEVFCDTPLSECEARDPKGLYAKARAGEITHFTGIDSPYQRPKNPDLRLIPDCSLEEMAQRVIDMLELRS from the coding sequence ATGGCTGCACCGACGACGCTGCTCCGCATCGCAACCGCCGGCTCGGTCGACGACGGCAAGTCCACCCTGATCGGACGGCTGCTGTACGACTCCAAGGCCGTGATGGAAGACCAGTGGGCCGCGGTCGAAAAGACCTCGAAAGAGCGCGGCCACGACTACACCGATCTGGCACTGGTCACCGACGGCCTGCGGGCCGAGCGGGAACAGGGCATCACGATCGACGTCGCCTACCGCTACTTCGCCACTCCCCGACGCAAATTCATCATCGCCGACACCCCGGGCCACATTCAGTACACCCGCAACATGGTCACCGGTGCGTCGACCGCCGCGCTGGTCATCGTGCTCGTCGACGCCCGCCAAGGTCTGCTCGAGCAGTCCCGACGACACGCCTTCCTGGCCTCGCTGCTGGGCATCCAGCACATTGTGCTGGCGGTCAACAAGATGGACCTGATCGACTGGGACAGAGCGAAATTCGAAGCGATCAAGGATGAATTCCACGCCTTCGCCGCACGTTTGGACGTGCAGGACGTGGCGACCATCCCGATGTCGGCGCTGCACGGCGACAACGTGGTGACCAAATCGGACAAGACGCCCTGGTATGAGGGTCCCGCGTTGCTCTCACACCTGGAGGAGGTTTACGTCGCCGGTGACCGCAATCTGGTCGACGTGCGCTTCCCGGTCCAGTACGTGATCCGGCCGCAAACCCACGAGCATCGCGACCACCGCAGCTACGCCGGAACGGTGGCCAGCGGCGTGATGCGTCCCGGTGACGAGGTGGTGGTGCTGCCGATCGGCAAGACCACCCGTATCACCGAGATCGAAGGCCCGAATGGCCCTGTGGGAGAAGCATTTCCGCCGATGGCCGTCTCGATGAGCCTGGCCGACGACATCGACATTTCGCGTGGCGACATGATTGCCCGCACCAACAATCAGCCCAGGGTCACCCAGGAATTCGACGCGACCGTGTGCTGGATGGCCGACGGCGCGTCGCTCGAGCCGGGCCGCGATTACGTCATCAAGCACACCACCCGGACCACACGCGCGCGGGTCACCGCCCTGGACTACCGGCTCGATGTCAACACCCTGCATCGGGACAAGAGTGCTACGGCGTTGAAGCTCAACGAACTTGGCCGCATAACGCTGCGCACGCAGGTGCCGTTGCTGCTCGACGAGTACACCCGCAACGCCAGCACAGGTTCGTTCATCCTGATCGACCCGAACACCAACGGCACGGTGGCGGCGGGCATGGTGTTGCGCGACGTCGCGGCGCAGAAGGCCAGCCCCAACACCGTGCGGCACAAGTCACTGGTCACTGCCGAAGACCGGGCGGCTCGTGGCCGGACGGTATGGCTCACCGGCCTGTCGGGTGCGGGTAAATCGTCGGTGGCGATGCTGGTCGAGCAGAAGCTGCTCGAAAAGGGCACTCCCGCTTATGTTCTCGACGGCGACAACCTGCGCCACGGCCTCAACGCCGACCTGGGCTTTTCGATGGCCGACCGCGCGGAGAACCTGCGCCGGCTGGCTCATGTCGCGACGCTGCTCGCCGATTCCGGCCAGACCGTGCTGGTGCCCGCGATCAGTCCGCTGGCAGAGCATCGCGAGATGGCTCGTAAAGTGCACGACGACGCGGGATTTGAGTTCTTCGAAGTGTTCTGCGATACCCCGCTTTCGGAGTGTGAAGCACGTGATCCCAAGGGGCTGTATGCCAAAGCCCGCGCGGGCGAAATCACGCATTTCACCGGTATCGACAGTCCGTATCAGCGGCCCAAGAATCCGGATCTGCGGTTGATTCCGGACTGTTCGCTCGAGGAGATGGCCCAGCGCGTCATCGACATGCTGGAGTTGCGCTCCTAG
- a CDS encoding Rrf2 family transcriptional regulator has protein sequence MRMSAKAEYAVRAMIQLATADSGTLVKTDDLAQAQGIPPQFLVDILTNLRTDRLVRSHRGRDGGYELARPGSEISIADVLRCIDGPLASVRDIGLGDLPYSGPTAPLADVWRALRASMRSVLEETTLADVASGTLPKHVAKLADDYRGQESLRHGAPRAD, from the coding sequence GTGCGGATGTCGGCAAAAGCGGAGTACGCGGTGCGGGCGATGATTCAGCTCGCCACCGCGGACAGCGGCACGCTGGTCAAGACCGACGATTTGGCGCAAGCGCAGGGCATACCGCCGCAGTTTCTGGTCGACATCCTGACCAACCTGCGTACCGATCGTTTGGTGCGTAGCCACCGCGGCCGCGACGGCGGTTACGAGCTGGCCCGTCCGGGTAGCGAGATCAGCATTGCCGACGTGCTGCGCTGCATCGACGGGCCGCTGGCCAGTGTCCGTGACATCGGCCTGGGTGACCTGCCGTATTCGGGACCGACGGCACCCCTGGCCGATGTGTGGCGTGCGCTGCGCGCCAGCATGCGCTCGGTCCTGGAGGAGACGACGCTGGCCGACGTGGCGTCGGGCACCCTGCCCAAGCACGTCGCGAAGCTCGCCGACGACTATCGCGGCCAGGAGAGCCTGCGGCATGGCGCTCCACGCGCCGACTAG
- a CDS encoding LLM class flavin-dependent oxidoreductase: MTMPVMEPDLDATVLETWARAIDEGPFSSLCWGERIAFENPDNLTLLGALAAWTTRVRLMTTVIVPQLHDPVMLAKGLATGDMLSGGRLTVGVGVGGRHEDYHAVGADPASQTMRDMAERVAVMKRVWAGEKITESVLPVGPATVQPGGPPLLVGSIGPKTIRSAAAWADGLAGTTLDLDVDKQNELFDVTREAWARAGKPKPHLLTSFWFAFGTPDESRAQVHRHLRRYMNWIPAEYVDAMAPMTGWAGDEDELAAVLRKFEEIGTDEVQLIPTSSDVDQVRRAADVAARL; this comes from the coding sequence ATGACGATGCCGGTGATGGAGCCGGATTTGGATGCCACGGTGCTCGAGACTTGGGCGCGCGCGATCGACGAGGGCCCCTTCTCGTCGCTGTGCTGGGGCGAGCGCATCGCGTTCGAAAACCCGGACAACCTCACGCTGCTCGGTGCGCTCGCGGCCTGGACGACGCGAGTGCGGCTGATGACGACGGTGATCGTGCCGCAGCTGCACGATCCGGTGATGTTGGCGAAGGGCCTGGCGACCGGCGACATGCTGTCCGGCGGGCGGTTGACCGTGGGCGTCGGCGTGGGCGGCAGGCACGAGGACTACCACGCGGTCGGCGCCGACCCCGCATCGCAGACCATGCGCGACATGGCCGAGCGGGTCGCGGTGATGAAGCGGGTATGGGCCGGCGAAAAGATCACCGAGTCGGTGCTGCCGGTCGGGCCCGCAACCGTTCAGCCCGGTGGCCCGCCGCTGCTCGTCGGCAGCATCGGGCCGAAGACCATCCGCAGCGCGGCCGCCTGGGCCGACGGGCTGGCCGGCACCACCCTGGACCTGGATGTCGACAAGCAAAATGAGCTCTTCGACGTCACGCGGGAAGCGTGGGCGCGGGCCGGCAAGCCCAAACCCCATCTGCTGACCTCGTTCTGGTTCGCCTTCGGCACGCCCGACGAGTCGCGCGCCCAGGTGCATCGGCACCTGCGCCGCTACATGAACTGGATCCCGGCGGAGTACGTCGACGCGATGGCCCCGATGACCGGCTGGGCCGGCGATGAAGACGAGCTGGCCGCGGTGCTGCGCAAGTTCGAGGAGATCGGCACCGACGAGGTTCAGCTGATTCCGACCAGTTCCGACGTCGACCAGGTGCGCCGGGCCGCCGACGTGGCCGCGCGGCTCTAG